One region of Priestia megaterium genomic DNA includes:
- a CDS encoding SF0329 family protein, with product MKWTKVKKDMGNLICGKLKHRLSIHLTKYNVSRGERTRIWITLDKKEVFNASSAEYLMEHDNLWEEVKRKTSKPFPECLYECFPEFIGQVDDMDYTASILKHRGVFNAEHVYSAFIQYPQLTIHRALNSENIILQALALVDRRLGKRTLEALRYDSNVPPPLIMKFYELRCEVDNITPFKHTPS from the coding sequence ATGAAATGGACAAAAGTAAAGAAAGATATGGGGAATTTAATCTGTGGTAAATTGAAGCATAGATTGAGTATTCATCTAACTAAATATAACGTTTCTCGTGGAGAGCGGACGCGTATTTGGATTACTTTAGATAAAAAGGAAGTTTTTAATGCTTCTTCAGCAGAATATTTAATGGAACATGATAACCTCTGGGAGGAAGTGAAGAGAAAAACAAGCAAACCTTTTCCCGAGTGTTTATATGAATGTTTCCCAGAATTCATTGGCCAGGTAGATGATATGGACTACACTGCAAGTATTCTAAAACATAGAGGCGTTTTTAACGCTGAACATGTTTATAGCGCTTTTATCCAGTATCCTCAGCTGACCATTCATCGAGCATTAAATTCTGAGAATATTATTCTTCAAGCTCTTGCATTAGTAGATAGAAGGTTAGGCAAGAGGACATTGGAAGCTTTAAGATATGATTCTAATGTCCCCCCCCCCTTAATCATGAAATTTTATGAACTAAGATGCGAGGTTGATAACATCACGCCGTTCAAACATACGCCCAGTTAA
- a CDS encoding DUF2178 domain-containing protein, with amino-acid sequence MITDKIENAIFTPLRTWTEQSNSNWNMLICIGFISLIVGAVLIYVFQKKMGMSVSDERTSQIGLKSALVVLYGVILCDLIFPKEYMWQIFFLFKYSIAFIASGIYLAVRYKRDFLN; translated from the coding sequence ATGATAACTGACAAAATAGAAAATGCCATTTTTACTCCTTTGAGAACCTGGACAGAACAATCAAATAGTAACTGGAATATGCTTATTTGTATTGGATTTATATCGCTTATAGTAGGAGCAGTTTTAATATATGTTTTTCAAAAGAAAATGGGCATGAGTGTGTCTGACGAAAGAACAAGCCAAATCGGTTTAAAAAGTGCCCTCGTTGTACTGTATGGAGTCATTTTGTGTGACCTGATTTTCCCAAAAGAATATATGTGGCAAATTTTCTTCTTATTTAAATATTCCATTGCATTCATTGCTTCAGGTATATATCTTGCTGTTCGATATAAAAGGGATTTTTTAAACTAG
- the lepB gene encoding signal peptidase I, protein MKQKEIFSWIKSIVIACILACVVREYIFTPIVVDGESMMPTLKDSEHIILNEMGKNNADNIKRFDIIVFHATKEKDYIKRVIGLPGDHIEYRNDTLYINGKKYEEPYLDQYKKEIVTGPLTEDFKLEDFTGSKTVPEGQLFVMGDNRMYSLDSRSPQVGTISVDKIVGKAKLAYWPLKEFQWIK, encoded by the coding sequence TTGAAACAGAAAGAGATTTTTTCGTGGATCAAATCCATCGTTATTGCTTGTATCCTGGCTTGTGTGGTGAGAGAGTACATATTTACGCCTATAGTAGTAGACGGTGAATCGATGATGCCTACTTTAAAAGATAGTGAACATATTATTCTTAATGAAATGGGTAAAAATAACGCAGATAATATAAAAAGATTTGATATTATCGTTTTTCACGCTACAAAGGAAAAAGACTATATTAAAAGAGTAATTGGTTTACCGGGTGATCATATAGAATATCGCAATGACACGCTATATATAAACGGAAAAAAATATGAAGAGCCTTATTTGGATCAATACAAAAAAGAAATAGTAACAGGCCCGTTAACTGAGGATTTTAAACTTGAGGATTTTACAGGCAGCAAAACAGTTCCAGAAGGTCAATTGTTTGTCATGGGAGATAATAGAATGTATAGCTTAGATAGCAGATCACCTCAAGTAGGAACAATCTCCGTAGACAAAATCGTAGGAAAAGCAAAATTAGCTTATTGGCCTTTAAAAGAATTTCAATGGATTAAATAA
- a CDS encoding DUF418 domain-containing protein, with the protein MGAWEVENKKRIRSLDILRGLAILGTLGTNIWLFAYLGDINYIFTFNHNQWWLSGDDFLRILFLSLINGKLLGLLAIMFGVGLELKYQQSKRLNQTWPGRYIWLSLLLLMEGLLHFIFVLEYDILMSYAVTAIVVSLIVKMRKRMIRITMISAAAIHLFFIVLVFLGVLTNSIGDELVAVPKEVMNLYQHGSWMNQIQYRLFHFWELRTEAIFVIPFNICMFLIGVLLVRIGAFDNNSNGINIRKRMMKTGLLVGLPLNLLLFVPGGYFDFPVRYVFAPILSIGYMGAISFLIEKFQAFSLWRVLEKVGKMSLSCYVLQNVLSSILFYGWGLGLGGHPRSFFVIFVWVLICLFQMLFATLWLRYFKMGPMESARKRLANLTIRKNIKKDLKM; encoded by the coding sequence ATGGGGGCATGGGAAGTGGAGAATAAAAAACGAATTCGCTCTTTAGATATATTAAGAGGACTAGCGATTCTGGGAACATTAGGAACAAATATTTGGCTGTTTGCCTATCTGGGAGATATAAATTATATATTTACTTTTAACCATAATCAATGGTGGTTATCAGGAGATGACTTTTTAAGAATCCTTTTTCTGTCCTTAATTAACGGAAAATTACTTGGCCTCTTAGCCATTATGTTTGGTGTTGGTTTAGAACTGAAATATCAGCAATCAAAACGATTAAATCAGACTTGGCCGGGAAGGTACATATGGCTGTCTTTACTTTTATTAATGGAAGGGCTTTTGCACTTTATTTTTGTCTTAGAGTACGACATTTTAATGTCTTATGCAGTAACTGCCATTGTCGTATCACTTATCGTAAAAATGCGAAAGAGAATGATACGAATAACAATGATTAGTGCAGCAGCGATTCATCTTTTCTTTATAGTACTTGTGTTCTTAGGTGTGCTAACTAACTCAATAGGAGATGAGCTAGTTGCTGTGCCAAAAGAAGTGATGAACCTTTATCAACATGGATCATGGATGAATCAAATTCAGTATCGACTTTTTCATTTTTGGGAGCTGCGCACAGAAGCAATTTTCGTCATTCCATTTAATATATGTATGTTTTTAATTGGTGTTTTACTAGTGAGAATAGGGGCTTTTGACAATAACTCCAATGGTATTAATATCAGAAAGAGGATGATGAAGACAGGACTTTTAGTTGGGCTACCTCTAAACCTATTATTATTTGTTCCTGGAGGATACTTTGATTTTCCAGTAAGGTATGTGTTTGCCCCTATTTTATCGATTGGATACATGGGAGCTATTAGTTTCCTAATTGAAAAATTTCAGGCCTTTTCATTATGGAGAGTTTTAGAAAAAGTAGGTAAGATGTCTTTAAGTTGCTACGTGTTACAGAATGTTTTAAGCTCAATTTTATTTTATGGATGGGGCCTTGGATTGGGTGGACACCCTCGTTCATTCTTCGTCATTTTTGTTTGGGTATTAATCTGTTTGTTTCAAATGTTATTTGCTACTTTGTGGCTTCGTTATTTTAAAATGGGTCCTATGGAATCAGCGCGTAAACGCTTAGCCAATTTAACTATAAGGAAAAATATAAAGAAAGATCTTAAAATGTAA
- a CDS encoding TetR/AcrR family transcriptional regulator, giving the protein MKKGEKKKQEIIEKTADYILLNGLQASSLRNLAKAAETSDRMLLHYFNDKEELFTVVLSFISQKLIYMLHNTEMEKHSFQTLVPHLYNMMRDPEVRPYIKLWLELVAVASKEGDPFHSVAKEICDSFYQFYLDIIKVDEGEDKEQVAALALVTIEGIALLDAVGDDARITKAIAAINKG; this is encoded by the coding sequence ATGAAAAAAGGTGAAAAGAAAAAACAAGAAATTATAGAAAAAACGGCTGACTATATTTTATTAAATGGTCTGCAGGCCTCCAGTTTGCGAAATCTTGCGAAAGCAGCGGAAACCAGCGATAGAATGCTACTTCATTATTTTAATGACAAAGAGGAATTATTTACGGTTGTGCTATCCTTTATTTCTCAAAAGCTTATTTACATGCTTCACAATACAGAAATGGAGAAGCATTCATTTCAGACGCTAGTTCCCCATTTGTATAACATGATGAGAGATCCTGAAGTTCGTCCATACATTAAGCTGTGGCTTGAATTAGTTGCGGTTGCATCAAAAGAAGGGGACCCATTTCATTCTGTAGCAAAGGAAATCTGCGACAGCTTTTATCAGTTCTACCTAGATATCATTAAGGTAGACGAAGGAGAGGATAAAGAACAAGTAGCAGCACTAGCTCTTGTTACAATTGAAGGAATAGCTCTCTTAGATGCAGTAGGTGACGATGCTCGTATTACAAAAGCGATTGCGGCAATTAATAAGGGTTGA
- a CDS encoding ketoacyl-ACP synthase III: MKSTARITAIGTYVPKKRLTNDDLERIVDTNDEWIVKRTGMRERRIADENEYSSDLAVKAIENLVEQYQKELKDVGCIIVSTTTPDYAFPSVAAQIQGYFDIPTTGALDFNATCAGFTYGLHMANAFITSGLHHKVLIVTAETLSKVTDYTDRTTCVLFGDGAAAVLVESDVERPSFIATHIGTNGKGGKHVYRTNLSTTMHGQPLSSGGKMVQNGREVYKWASRTIPLGISELLEQANLQKREVNWFVPHSANLRMIESICERSEFPVEKTLTSVEYMGNTSSVSIPLALQIGINDGKLKNGDVLLLYGFGGGLTHAGHLIKWDLGK, translated from the coding sequence ATGAAATCAACTGCACGTATTACAGCAATAGGTACATATGTACCGAAAAAAAGACTTACCAATGACGATTTAGAAAGAATTGTAGATACAAACGATGAATGGATCGTGAAACGAACTGGCATGAGGGAAAGAAGAATTGCTGATGAAAACGAATATTCTTCTGATCTAGCTGTTAAAGCAATTGAAAACTTAGTGGAGCAGTATCAGAAAGAGTTAAAGGATGTAGGATGTATCATTGTCTCAACTACGACACCGGACTATGCATTTCCAAGCGTAGCAGCTCAAATACAAGGCTACTTTGATATTCCTACAACAGGGGCCCTAGACTTTAATGCTACCTGTGCTGGTTTTACATACGGATTACACATGGCAAACGCTTTTATTACATCAGGACTTCATCATAAAGTCCTAATCGTAACTGCAGAAACGTTATCAAAGGTTACAGATTATACAGATCGCACTACATGTGTCCTATTTGGGGATGGAGCTGCAGCTGTTTTGGTCGAAAGTGATGTAGAGCGCCCGAGTTTTATTGCTACGCATATCGGTACAAATGGAAAGGGAGGTAAACATGTATACCGCACCAATTTATCTACTACTATGCATGGACAACCTTTGAGTTCGGGTGGCAAGATGGTGCAAAACGGAAGGGAAGTATATAAGTGGGCATCTCGAACAATTCCTTTAGGTATATCTGAATTGCTAGAACAAGCAAATCTACAAAAGAGAGAAGTAAATTGGTTCGTTCCACACAGTGCCAATTTACGAATGATTGAATCTATATGTGAAAGATCAGAGTTTCCAGTCGAGAAGACATTAACTAGTGTTGAGTACATGGGAAACACTTCTTCCGTTTCCATTCCTCTAGCATTACAAATAGGGATAAACGACGGGAAATTAAAAAATGGAGATGTTCTCTTACTCTACGGATTTGGAGGAGGCCTTACCCACGCAGGCCACCTTATTAAATGGGATTTAGGTAAGTAG
- a CDS encoding GNAT family N-acetyltransferase, whose amino-acid sequence MYIRDYKETDETEWLRCRVLSFLDTAYFDNVLRVKEKYKNSAVELVAVENKQIVGLIDVECESQKGTVCSGLESGLGGMIWHLAVHPDFRRKGIANQLLYAAENRVRKLGITYLEAWTRDDHWVNKWYLKNNFKARASHLHVFLETSTEIKKAISSSFHYLQPVQAFAHYTGPEKERVIREYERVHECYCYQKELL is encoded by the coding sequence TTGTATATAAGAGATTATAAAGAAACAGATGAAACTGAATGGCTTCGGTGTAGAGTATTGTCGTTCTTGGACACTGCTTATTTTGATAACGTTCTTAGAGTGAAAGAGAAATATAAAAATTCAGCTGTTGAGCTAGTGGCTGTAGAAAATAAGCAAATTGTGGGACTTATTGATGTTGAATGTGAATCTCAAAAAGGCACGGTTTGTTCCGGTTTAGAGAGCGGGCTTGGAGGTATGATCTGGCATCTTGCTGTTCACCCAGATTTTCGTCGCAAGGGAATTGCCAATCAACTACTTTATGCAGCAGAAAATCGAGTTAGAAAGCTAGGGATTACTTATCTTGAAGCGTGGACTCGGGATGATCACTGGGTAAATAAATGGTATTTAAAAAACAATTTTAAAGCCAGGGCGTCTCATTTACATGTATTCCTTGAAACATCTACCGAAATAAAAAAAGCAATTAGTAGCTCATTCCACTATTTACAGCCAGTTCAGGCATTTGCCCATTATACAGGACCTGAAAAGGAAAGGGTGATTCGTGAATATGAGAGAGTGCATGAGTGCTATTGCTATCAAAAGGAACTCTTGTAA
- a CDS encoding DJ-1/PfpI family protein, giving the protein MKKILLLLANGFEAVEASVFTDVFGWNKFEGDGTTELITAGLHPKLTCTWNFTVIPEMLVSDINVKEFDALAIPGGFEEANFYEDAYDERFLQVIREFHSAGKPIASVCVAALSLGKSGILEGKKATTYNHPTSIRRAQLREFGVLVQDDYIVVDHNIITSSNPSTGFDVAFLLLEKLTSIENVQQVKNLMGFN; this is encoded by the coding sequence ATGAAGAAAATATTATTACTTTTAGCAAATGGATTTGAAGCTGTAGAAGCAAGCGTTTTTACAGATGTGTTTGGATGGAATAAATTTGAGGGAGACGGCACGACTGAACTAATAACAGCGGGCTTACATCCAAAACTAACATGTACATGGAACTTTACTGTAATTCCAGAAATGCTAGTATCAGATATTAATGTAAAAGAATTTGATGCGCTTGCTATACCAGGTGGCTTTGAAGAAGCAAATTTTTACGAAGATGCTTACGATGAGAGATTCTTGCAGGTTATTCGAGAATTTCACTCAGCAGGAAAACCTATAGCCAGTGTCTGTGTTGCCGCTCTTTCACTTGGAAAAAGTGGAATTCTGGAAGGTAAAAAAGCTACTACCTATAATCACCCCACAAGTATAAGAAGAGCACAGTTAAGAGAATTTGGTGTACTTGTTCAAGACGATTATATTGTCGTAGACCACAATATAATTACTTCGTCAAACCCCAGCACCGGGTTTGATGTGGCCTTTTTACTATTAGAGAAATTAACTTCTATAGAAAATGTTCAACAGGTGAAAAACTTAATGGGATTTAACTAA
- a CDS encoding Lrp/AsnC family transcriptional regulator produces the protein MGVIDRKILHELQPNAKISMKELAQKVYLSSPSTIERVRRLEENGIIKGYKTIVDAEKLNRNITAFVLFETTKCKDHAAFCSVHPDVMECYRVAGKISYIAKICTESVHTLEEFIHKAMEFGTPSTNIVLSSHTNMELKLFQDTSSG, from the coding sequence ATGGGCGTAATAGATAGAAAAATACTTCATGAACTGCAGCCAAATGCTAAGATTTCAATGAAAGAATTAGCTCAAAAAGTTTACTTATCTTCTCCTTCTACCATTGAACGAGTGAGAAGGTTAGAGGAAAACGGGATTATAAAAGGCTATAAAACAATTGTTGATGCAGAAAAATTGAATAGAAACATAACTGCGTTTGTTTTATTTGAAACGACAAAATGTAAGGATCATGCCGCGTTTTGTAGCGTTCATCCTGATGTAATGGAATGTTATCGTGTGGCAGGAAAAATAAGTTACATAGCAAAAATATGTACAGAGTCCGTACATACTTTAGAAGAATTTATTCATAAAGCTATGGAGTTTGGTACACCTTCAACAAACATCGTTTTATCATCACATACGAATATGGAACTTAAATTATTTCAAGATACTAGCAGTGGATAA
- a CDS encoding RNA polymerase sigma factor: MSIIRIVKKAQKGNDKAFLKLFQTYEQDIYRMAYVYVKNKDDALDVVQEVAYRSFKKIDTLKKPEYFKTWLIKITIRCAIDHLRKNSKVVQLHPEHEEIIGSGIEDIPLTLSLHQLVEELNEDEKSVIILRFYEGYSFREIAETLTIPLGTAKSILYRALAKLRKQVKGVGIYEE; encoded by the coding sequence ATTTCAATTATTAGGATCGTTAAGAAAGCTCAAAAAGGTAATGATAAAGCTTTTTTGAAGCTTTTTCAGACATATGAACAAGATATTTATCGAATGGCTTATGTATATGTCAAAAATAAGGACGATGCTCTTGATGTAGTGCAAGAAGTAGCATACCGTTCTTTTAAAAAGATAGATACATTAAAAAAGCCTGAATACTTTAAGACATGGTTAATCAAGATTACCATTAGGTGCGCAATCGATCATTTAAGAAAAAATAGCAAGGTCGTTCAATTACATCCAGAACATGAGGAAATCATCGGCTCAGGCATTGAAGATATTCCCCTTACATTGTCCCTTCACCAACTAGTAGAAGAATTAAATGAAGATGAAAAAAGTGTTATTATTTTACGGTTTTATGAAGGCTATTCTTTTAGGGAAATAGCTGAGACGTTAACCATTCCTTTGGGCACGGCAAAATCTATTTTATATCGTGCTTTAGCTAAACTTCGTAAACAAGTGAAAGGCGTTGGTATTTATGAAGAATAA
- a CDS encoding DUF2834 domain-containing protein, translating into MIELVSKNDKSMDSNTFSRNNRIPKALLILVLVSFSVLTGLAVYHYGFLGIFSQAFNNYASMQIFFDLLIALILVLVWMWHDTKKTNRSFWPWALVTLIIGSFGPLLYLLLRKRI; encoded by the coding sequence ATGATTGAATTGGTAAGTAAAAACGACAAATCAATGGACAGTAACACATTTTCTAGAAATAATCGAATACCAAAAGCATTACTTATTTTAGTATTAGTATCTTTTTCTGTTTTAACAGGTCTGGCCGTATATCATTATGGCTTCCTTGGTATTTTTTCTCAGGCATTTAACAACTATGCTTCTATGCAAATATTCTTTGATTTATTGATAGCACTAATTCTAGTGCTTGTATGGATGTGGCATGATACAAAAAAGACAAATCGTTCTTTTTGGCCATGGGCACTAGTCACACTAATAATTGGCTCGTTCGGTCCCCTTTTGTATCTGTTGCTGCGCAAACGCATTTAG
- a CDS encoding glycoside-pentoside-hexuronide (GPH):cation symporter, which produces MEQPLVQNVEHSINTPKKLRLKEKVAYGLGDVGNNFMLDLGQIYLLKFYTDALGLPSATAGLVFLITKIWDAFADITVGTWIDNRKKIGPKGKFRPFFLYAAIPLALITIVSFTNPDFSITGKIIWAYVTYMAFGTIYSISNIPYGSMVPAMTKDPVERAEMASFRQAGSNLGLLITTVGFMPIVLMFNNQSTGYLVAVSIFAFLGVLLQVYCYANVKERYVYEKPQNTNVKLTDSYKGLFKNTPLLILCLVNLFTFSAFNVKLAVQVYFCQYVLKNVAIVPYMGFFSIGCVFIGVAMVPFMVKKIGKKSTYILGCAIWAVGDILAYVFADNAVIFITLACFAFFGSSFVNSLNWALVSDAVEYGEWKTGNRSEGVVYSFFTFFRKLSQALAGFIPGVVLGVVGYVPNAVQSANVLEGIRGLMFIYPSALAIATIIVMFFFYKLSDEKYNKIVADLAKSKNRIPM; this is translated from the coding sequence ATGGAACAGCCATTGGTTCAAAATGTAGAACATTCAATTAATACGCCTAAGAAACTAAGACTTAAAGAGAAGGTTGCTTATGGATTGGGAGATGTAGGAAATAACTTTATGTTAGACTTGGGTCAAATTTATTTGCTGAAGTTTTATACCGATGCGTTAGGCTTGCCTTCTGCAACAGCAGGTTTAGTATTTTTAATTACAAAAATATGGGATGCGTTCGCTGATATTACAGTAGGTACTTGGATTGATAATCGAAAGAAGATAGGTCCTAAAGGCAAATTTAGACCATTCTTTCTTTATGCTGCAATACCGCTTGCTTTGATAACGATAGTCAGCTTTACTAATCCCGATTTTTCAATAACCGGAAAGATTATATGGGCATATGTAACGTATATGGCATTTGGAACGATTTATAGCATTTCAAATATTCCTTATGGATCAATGGTACCTGCGATGACAAAAGATCCCGTTGAACGAGCAGAAATGGCATCATTTAGACAAGCAGGCTCAAATTTAGGCCTTCTTATTACAACTGTAGGGTTTATGCCGATTGTCTTAATGTTTAACAATCAATCTACTGGTTATTTAGTGGCTGTATCTATTTTTGCATTTTTGGGCGTTTTATTACAAGTCTATTGTTATGCCAATGTAAAAGAAAGATATGTGTATGAAAAACCCCAAAATACAAATGTAAAGCTGACTGACAGCTATAAAGGGCTTTTTAAGAATACGCCTTTACTCATTCTTTGTTTAGTTAATTTGTTTACCTTTTCAGCTTTTAACGTCAAGCTTGCTGTACAAGTCTATTTTTGTCAGTACGTTTTAAAAAATGTAGCAATCGTTCCTTATATGGGCTTTTTTAGTATAGGCTGTGTATTTATCGGCGTAGCAATGGTTCCTTTCATGGTTAAAAAGATTGGAAAGAAATCTACGTACATATTAGGGTGCGCGATTTGGGCTGTAGGAGATATTTTAGCTTATGTTTTTGCAGATAACGCAGTGATTTTTATTACATTAGCTTGCTTTGCTTTCTTCGGAAGCTCATTTGTAAACAGTTTGAACTGGGCATTAGTTTCTGATGCTGTAGAGTATGGCGAATGGAAGACTGGAAATCGATCTGAAGGTGTTGTGTATTCTTTCTTTACGTTCTTCCGTAAACTTTCTCAAGCGCTTGCAGGCTTTATTCCTGGCGTTGTGTTAGGAGTTGTGGGTTACGTCCCAAACGCGGTGCAAAGTGCAAATGTACTGGAGGGAATCAGAGGGTTAATGTTTATTTATCCAAGTGCATTAGCCATTGCAACGATTATTGTCATGTTTTTCTTTTATAAACTTTCAGATGAAAAATACAATAAAATCGTAGCGGATCTTGCTAAAAGTAAAAATAGAATACCAATGTAA
- a CDS encoding helix-turn-helix transcriptional regulator: MKEKNGDYVENKVYEHRVLNRMSQKELADAVGVSKQTIYVMEKNNYSPSLVLAFRIADFFNVDVNDIFSYVKGRD; encoded by the coding sequence TTGAAAGAAAAAAATGGTGACTACGTTGAAAATAAAGTGTATGAACATCGGGTTTTAAACAGGATGTCTCAAAAAGAACTGGCTGACGCAGTTGGAGTATCTAAACAAACTATATATGTGATGGAGAAGAACAATTATTCGCCTTCTCTTGTTTTAGCTTTTCGAATAGCTGATTTCTTTAACGTAGATGTGAACGATATTTTTAGTTATGTGAAAGGAAGGGATTAA
- a CDS encoding DUF4179 domain-containing protein, translated as MKNKLKQELEQIEIPKELHMRAKLGVEKAKSEQPRRTFKKAIVFSAAAALFLIGSAGVSAAAFPSFNHLLSLVSPDIALFLQPIETTSEDKGIKMKVIGAMNDDEMAVIYVTMQDLTGNRIDKTLDLYDYTLTEGHMFNSQIVDYDKDTNTATLRVQANGGTNLNHKKINFQISSFLSNKHNHDGIHVDTHLADLKNKEVATVSINSDSTSGGGGEMFNKLEKGEKIEILKPNETIISLPKIKFMHVSNIGFIDGQLHVQTKWSNEDIDSHGDFYLVNPSGKKINASSNISYGVDESGETVYGNNYVEYIFDVNNEDLSKLKLMGDLISNGNFTKGNWSTTFKLHSVEKEKSLSFNENLGSWKATKMTLSSLGVTLYGKGKFKDTDNIKVSVKMKNGSSQSLDSLQNFSDNKSVKAKFLSSSPLDLSKIDTINVNGTVIKVSK; from the coding sequence ATGAAGAATAAACTAAAACAAGAACTTGAACAAATTGAAATTCCAAAAGAATTACACATGAGAGCCAAACTCGGTGTAGAAAAGGCTAAATCAGAGCAACCAAGAAGAACGTTTAAAAAAGCAATTGTGTTTTCAGCTGCCGCAGCCTTATTCCTTATAGGCTCTGCAGGTGTAAGTGCAGCGGCCTTTCCAAGTTTTAACCACTTACTATCTCTTGTTAGTCCTGACATTGCTTTGTTTCTTCAGCCTATTGAAACCACTAGTGAAGATAAAGGAATAAAAATGAAGGTTATAGGTGCCATGAATGATGATGAAATGGCTGTTATTTATGTTACGATGCAAGATTTAACCGGTAACCGCATAGACAAAACGTTGGACCTTTATGATTATACACTAACTGAAGGGCATATGTTTAATAGCCAAATTGTTGACTACGATAAAGATACAAACACAGCGACGTTACGAGTTCAAGCAAACGGAGGCACAAACTTAAACCATAAAAAAATAAATTTCCAAATAAGCTCTTTCCTTAGCAACAAGCATAACCATGATGGTATTCATGTAGACACTCACTTAGCAGATTTAAAAAATAAAGAAGTAGCGACAGTTTCTATTAACTCAGATAGTACGTCTGGAGGTGGTGGAGAGATGTTTAATAAACTTGAAAAAGGTGAAAAGATAGAAATCTTAAAACCTAACGAAACTATTATCTCTCTGCCAAAAATAAAATTTATGCATGTATCAAATATTGGATTTATTGATGGTCAACTTCACGTTCAAACAAAATGGTCCAATGAAGATATAGATAGCCACGGAGATTTTTATTTAGTCAATCCTTCAGGCAAGAAGATAAATGCTTCTTCCAACATCTCTTATGGAGTAGATGAATCAGGAGAAACTGTTTACGGAAATAACTATGTAGAATATATCTTTGATGTAAATAATGAAGATCTTAGTAAGTTAAAGCTTATGGGAGACCTTATATCTAACGGCAATTTTACAAAGGGTAATTGGAGCACTACATTTAAACTGCATTCTGTAGAAAAAGAAAAAAGTCTGAGTTTTAATGAAAACCTTGGCAGTTGGAAAGCAACTAAAATGACCCTTTCATCGCTAGGTGTAACGCTATATGGAAAAGGCAAATTTAAAGACACTGATAACATAAAAGTGAGTGTCAAAATGAAAAATGGAAGCAGCCAATCACTCGATTCATTACAAAACTTTAGTGACAACAAAAGCGTTAAAGCTAAATTTCTATCTTCTTCTCCATTAGATCTATCAAAAATCGATACAATCAACGTAAATGGTACAGTCATAAAAGTCTCTAAATAA